The following are encoded in a window of Candidatus Bathyarchaeota archaeon genomic DNA:
- a CDS encoding archaeosortase/exosortase family protein: MKNSFQQSRATALKLLPIIAFIVPLALLFLLNPYDPYLKLSGQDSFNFMWKGRTFLLFFVWLIALEFILSWEKIVPKISRQNKTRLVALTVALLLPTLYVVLANYFGLNGAIANWAQTSGVAFYDSMPLAIEYLVFSGLFCLTTLLLYGKKGLMAFILPAIFVALVGILYTIDNVFPYGEFTPFQLLVPTTAMLASNLLGLMGYTAVLGTEVGTGMPTIQATGPLGTAKFAIAWPCAGIESLLIFTAVTLLFLKRIPMSWRARIGYFSMGIIVTYFINVLRIATIFTIGMEFGTNSNQVQMFHFYYGPLYAMAWIISYPLLIIASQKLYRKFNGKKQAAPTVPLGNVNQNG, from the coding sequence ATGAAAAATTCTTTTCAGCAAAGCAGAGCAACCGCGCTCAAGTTATTGCCCATAATCGCGTTCATTGTACCCTTAGCGTTGTTGTTCTTGCTTAACCCCTATGACCCCTACCTCAAGCTGTCGGGGCAGGACTCGTTTAACTTCATGTGGAAAGGCAGAACCTTCCTGTTGTTCTTTGTCTGGCTCATAGCTCTGGAGTTTATTTTGAGTTGGGAAAAAATCGTGCCGAAAATCAGCAGGCAAAACAAGACACGCCTAGTCGCCCTTACAGTGGCGCTGCTACTACCAACGTTGTACGTGGTGCTGGCGAACTATTTTGGTTTGAACGGTGCAATCGCAAACTGGGCACAGACAAGCGGGGTTGCTTTTTACGATTCTATGCCGCTTGCCATCGAATACCTTGTTTTCTCAGGCTTGTTCTGCCTGACAACGCTTCTGTTGTACGGAAAAAAAGGCTTGATGGCGTTTATTTTGCCAGCCATATTCGTGGCGCTAGTGGGCATTCTCTATACTATAGACAACGTATTTCCGTATGGAGAGTTCACACCTTTCCAGCTACTTGTGCCGACAACTGCCATGCTGGCATCTAATCTGCTTGGCTTAATGGGCTACACTGCAGTGCTTGGAACCGAAGTCGGCACGGGCATGCCGACCATACAAGCCACTGGACCGTTGGGAACAGCAAAGTTCGCGATAGCGTGGCCATGCGCAGGCATCGAGAGCTTGCTGATTTTCACGGCTGTGACCTTGTTGTTTTTGAAGCGGATTCCAATGTCGTGGAGGGCAAGAATAGGATACTTTAGCATGGGCATCATAGTCACCTACTTCATCAACGTGCTACGTATCGCAACCATATTCACCATTGGCATGGAGTTTGGCACAAACTCAAACCAAGTGCAAATGTTCCACTTCTACTACGGGCCACTCTACGCAATGGCATGGATAATCTCCTACCCGCTACTTATCATAGCAAGCCAAAAACTCTACCGAAAATTCAACGGTAAAAAACAAGCCGCGCCCACAGTGCCGCTAGGAAACGTCAACCAAAACGGCTAA
- a CDS encoding 50S ribosomal protein L3, with amino-acid sequence MGHRKVHAPRHGSLAYLPRKRAKKPVARIRYWPQINADSPRLLGFSAYKAGMTYIFTIEDRKRSPHFGKEVMRAATILETPPILVCGIRTYRKTPYGLQNITEAWMKDPPAILDRALVLPENFNTEAMLEKLQQNLEQTAAVRVVTATQPTQTNLAKKKPDLCEIQLGGGTIQQQLEYAKQLLGKTVTPEEVFKDGQYIDVAAVTVGKGFQGPVKRWGVTKLQHKGRKTKRGIATLGPWNPHHLMYSVARAGQMGYHQRLEYNKRILKIGKDGKEVTVKGGFIRYGEVKGPYILIEGSIAGPEKRQIRLRVPARPPREIPDAPPQVTYVSLDSPQGK; translated from the coding sequence ATGGGACATCGAAAAGTACATGCTCCAAGACATGGTTCACTAGCATACTTACCTAGGAAACGCGCCAAAAAACCAGTCGCACGCATCAGATACTGGCCACAAATAAACGCGGACTCTCCTAGACTCTTAGGTTTCTCAGCCTACAAAGCAGGCATGACCTACATCTTCACTATAGAAGACCGAAAACGCTCCCCACATTTCGGCAAAGAAGTCATGCGAGCTGCAACCATCCTAGAAACGCCACCAATCCTTGTATGTGGCATTCGAACTTACAGAAAAACACCGTATGGGCTCCAAAACATAACCGAAGCATGGATGAAAGACCCACCAGCCATCCTAGACAGAGCACTGGTACTGCCAGAAAACTTTAACACCGAAGCCATGCTCGAAAAACTCCAACAAAACCTTGAACAAACAGCTGCAGTCCGTGTAGTCACCGCAACTCAACCCACACAAACAAACTTGGCAAAAAAGAAACCAGACCTCTGTGAAATCCAGCTTGGCGGAGGAACAATCCAGCAGCAGCTTGAATACGCTAAGCAGCTCTTAGGAAAAACAGTCACACCAGAAGAAGTTTTCAAAGACGGACAATATATCGATGTTGCAGCAGTCACGGTCGGCAAAGGCTTCCAAGGACCAGTAAAACGCTGGGGAGTAACCAAACTCCAACACAAAGGCAGAAAAACAAAACGTGGCATCGCTACCCTTGGACCATGGAACCCACACCACCTCATGTACTCAGTAGCCCGAGCAGGACAAATGGGTTACCACCAACGATTAGAATACAACAAACGCATTCTAAAAATCGGCAAAGACGGCAAAGAAGTCACCGTTAAAGGCGGATTCATCCGTTACGGCGAAGTGAAAGGACCCTACATACTAATTGAAGGCAGCATAGCTGGACCAGAAAAACGCCAAATTCGTCTCCGAGTTCCAGCACGTCCACCGCGAGAAATTCCAGACGCTCCACCACAAGTCACATATGTATCGCTGGATTCTCCTCAAGGAAAATAG
- the rpl4p gene encoding 50S ribosomal protein L4 codes for MAQQKTAEIFDLQGKSKGKITLPAVFSTPLRPDVIKRAVLSIQSRRLQPQGRDPMAGKKTTAESRGTGSGVARVPRVKGGSGRAAFAPSTVKGRQPHPPKVEKIIVKNIPKKEAKLALTSAIAATAQKETVASRGHKIEGIGLPLVVDDALEGLTKAKEVEEALASLGVAADILRVKESRNIRAGKGKHRGRKMKQAVGPLIVVVDGKSIVNAASNIPGVEVATVNNLNTEMLAPGTHPGRLTVWTNGAIEKLNTLYGEKA; via the coding sequence ATGGCGCAACAGAAAACCGCAGAAATTTTCGACTTACAAGGTAAATCAAAAGGAAAAATAACTCTTCCAGCTGTGTTTTCAACACCGCTAAGACCAGACGTTATTAAACGTGCAGTGCTATCCATACAATCTCGCAGGTTGCAACCGCAAGGCAGAGATCCCATGGCTGGAAAGAAAACCACTGCAGAATCACGCGGAACAGGCAGCGGAGTTGCAAGGGTTCCTCGTGTTAAAGGCGGAAGTGGAAGAGCAGCGTTTGCTCCCAGCACTGTTAAAGGCAGACAGCCTCATCCGCCGAAAGTAGAAAAAATTATAGTTAAAAATATACCGAAGAAAGAAGCAAAGTTAGCTTTAACTTCTGCCATTGCGGCAACAGCGCAGAAAGAAACTGTGGCTTCTCGCGGTCACAAAATCGAGGGTATTGGGTTGCCTTTGGTGGTTGATGATGCGCTTGAAGGATTAACTAAGGCTAAAGAAGTTGAAGAGGCACTTGCAAGCCTTGGTGTTGCCGCTGACATCTTACGCGTAAAGGAAAGCCGCAACATTCGAGCGGGAAAGGGTAAGCATCGAGGCAGAAAAATGAAGCAAGCCGTTGGGCCACTAATAGTGGTTGTTGACGGCAAAAGTATAGTTAATGCTGCAAGCAACATTCCCGGTGTAGAAGTAGCAACCGTAAACAATCTTAACACGGAGATGCTTGCGCCAGGGACTCATCCTGGAAGATTAACTGTTTGGACTAACGGCGCTATTGAAAAATTAAACACTCTTTATGGAGAGAAAGCATAA
- a CDS encoding 50S ribosomal protein L23, with amino-acid sequence MNTNEVISYPLMTESASLMVEKDNKLIFVVNLKAGKADVKRAVEELYEVKVSKVNLLITPQGVKKAFVKLSPEFRASDVAIKLGIL; translated from the coding sequence ATGAATACTAATGAGGTAATTTCGTACCCGCTGATGACTGAGTCAGCTAGTTTAATGGTTGAAAAAGACAACAAACTAATCTTTGTTGTTAACTTGAAAGCTGGCAAAGCAGACGTTAAACGTGCTGTGGAAGAACTCTACGAAGTAAAAGTCAGCAAAGTAAACTTGCTCATCACTCCTCAAGGAGTAAAGAAGGCGTTCGTGAAGCTATCTCCTGAATTTAGGGCTTCAGATGTTGCTATTAAACTTGGAATACTCTAA
- a CDS encoding 50S ribosomal protein L2 — MGKRIRVQRRGRGGQNFRASTHKRVAPAKYPSIPPKEAFDGLLCGVVQDLVHDPGRGSPLSLVKFENGLSMYTVTPEGVFTGQKICFGGNAPAEIGNILPLGKVPEGTLVCALELHPGDGGKMAKSSGAYATVVGHTPQGTMIRLPSKRTRYINDYCLATVGVVSASGRIEKPFLKAGEKYHLMKAKGHKYPRTSGRKMVPAVHPYGSSKRSARRTTTTSHGAPPGQKVGLIAARGPGQKKKRAIRG, encoded by the coding sequence ATGGGAAAGAGAATTCGTGTTCAAAGGCGTGGTCGCGGTGGACAGAACTTCCGCGCTTCCACTCACAAACGTGTGGCTCCTGCCAAGTATCCCTCTATTCCACCAAAGGAAGCTTTTGATGGTTTGCTTTGTGGTGTAGTGCAAGACCTTGTGCATGACCCAGGTCGTGGTTCGCCGTTGTCGTTGGTTAAGTTTGAGAATGGTTTGTCCATGTACACTGTTACTCCTGAAGGAGTATTTACTGGGCAAAAGATTTGTTTCGGAGGTAATGCGCCTGCCGAGATAGGAAACATTCTTCCGTTAGGGAAAGTGCCTGAAGGAACACTGGTTTGCGCTCTTGAGTTGCATCCTGGTGATGGTGGCAAGATGGCGAAGTCTTCTGGTGCTTATGCTACTGTTGTTGGTCACACTCCTCAGGGTACGATGATTCGTCTGCCTTCCAAACGGACACGGTACATTAACGATTACTGTTTGGCAACTGTGGGTGTGGTTTCTGCGTCTGGACGCATAGAGAAGCCTTTCCTTAAAGCAGGCGAGAAATACCATTTGATGAAGGCTAAGGGTCACAAGTATCCAAGAACTAGCGGTCGCAAAATGGTTCCTGCAGTGCACCCTTATGGAAGCAGCAAACGTAGTGCAAGGCGAACAACTACAACATCTCATGGTGCTCCTCCAGGGCAGAAGGTCGGTTTGATTGCTGCTCGTGGTCCAGGACAGAAGAAAAAGCGTGCTATTCGCGGATAA
- a CDS encoding 30S ribosomal protein S19: protein MPKEFSYRGHNLESLSAMSMDEFIALLPSRQRRSLQRGLTAEQRTLLEKLRVAKEAQKKGKDAGIKTHVRDLIILPEMVGAKIQVHNGKEFVAMEIKPEMIGHYLGEFAITNKPVRHGTPGIGASRSSMYVPLK, encoded by the coding sequence ATGCCGAAAGAATTTAGCTATCGTGGGCACAATCTTGAAAGTTTGTCAGCTATGTCTATGGATGAGTTTATTGCTTTGCTTCCGTCTAGGCAGAGGAGAAGTTTGCAGCGTGGTTTAACTGCAGAGCAGCGTACCTTGTTGGAAAAGTTGCGTGTTGCTAAAGAGGCTCAGAAAAAGGGTAAAGATGCTGGGATAAAGACTCATGTTCGGGACTTGATTATTTTGCCCGAGATGGTGGGTGCGAAGATTCAGGTGCATAATGGTAAAGAATTTGTTGCTATGGAGATTAAGCCTGAGATGATTGGGCACTATCTTGGTGAGTTTGCCATTACTAACAAGCCTGTTAGGCATGGAACTCCTGGTATTGGTGCGTCGCGTTCTTCGATGTATGTGCCGCTGAAGTAA
- a CDS encoding DUF488 domain-containing protein, which translates to MAKEPATVVYTVGHSTRTLDEFIELLQAYAVALVVDVRTVPRSRHNPQFNKETLPATLKPFGIRYIHMPEIGGLRRPKPDSVNLAWKNSSFRGYADYMQTKEFTDNLLKIIALARENRLALMCAEALPWRCHRNLISDALVVRHVKVEHIIGKDSTINHELNEMAHVEGTKITYPLYSKETPQKTLTEFGSI; encoded by the coding sequence TTGGCTAAAGAACCAGCAACAGTGGTTTACACGGTTGGGCACTCCACCCGAACCCTAGACGAATTCATCGAACTGCTCCAAGCCTACGCCGTCGCGCTGGTGGTTGACGTTCGCACGGTTCCAAGAAGCAGACACAACCCCCAATTCAACAAAGAAACCCTCCCCGCCACCCTCAAACCGTTTGGCATACGCTACATTCATATGCCAGAAATCGGCGGACTAAGGCGACCCAAACCCGACTCCGTCAACTTGGCTTGGAAGAACAGCAGTTTCCGCGGCTACGCCGACTACATGCAAACCAAAGAATTCACCGACAACCTACTAAAAATCATCGCGCTTGCACGGGAGAACCGTTTGGCACTGATGTGTGCTGAAGCGTTGCCTTGGCGCTGCCACCGAAACCTCATCAGCGATGCCCTCGTGGTACGGCATGTGAAAGTGGAGCACATCATAGGCAAAGACAGCACGATTAATCATGAACTAAACGAGATGGCGCATGTGGAAGGAACAAAGATAACCTATCCACTATACAGCAAAGAAACACCGCAAAAAACACTAACCGAATTTGGTTCCATTTGA
- a CDS encoding very short patch repair endonuclease, translated as MDNLTPEQRRKTMQRIRSTDTKAERMIINELKKRGLQFTRYDKALIGKPDIVFSEKRIAVFIDSDFWHCNPKRFIKPQSNVEYWRKKIEQNKKRDRLVNRELKKAGWTVIRIWEYDVKHDLEKSIKKILSKLYGG; from the coding sequence ATGGATAATTTAACGCCCGAACAACGCAGAAAGACAATGCAAAGGATACGTTCTACAGATACAAAGGCAGAGCGAATGATAATAAATGAACTCAAAAAAAGAGGTCTTCAATTTACTCGTTATGATAAGGCATTGATTGGCAAACCTGACATTGTTTTTTCTGAAAAAAGAATCGCTGTCTTTATCGATTCTGATTTTTGGCATTGTAATCCTAAACGCTTCATTAAACCTCAATCAAATGTTGAATACTGGAGGAAAAAAATTGAGCAGAATAAAAAAAGAGACCGCCTAGTTAATCGAGAGTTAAAAAAGGCAGGCTGGACAGTTATTCGAATTTGGGAATATGACGTAAAACATGACTTGGAAAAAAGTATTAAAAAAATTCTTAGTAAACTATACGGTGGGTAA
- a CDS encoding NgoFVII family restriction endonuclease, with protein sequence MITNDLFNRVLIKPAEKGCNKLRIISGYATPAMAFHHLNTLKNIGAKVNVELIVGMTSQDGLSKSNHRGFQQLVNEDFKNSFYCSYFVKTPPVHSKVYVWFKNDMPLFAFTGSANYTQTAFSNQQELMVECSAENLSEYYKSLISDTIYCNHIDAENFVTIYNDQTYKRLQRQKKLLEDKEIPPDFVLQGLPQIRVSLLDNSGSLPKRSGLNWGQRPEYDRDPNQAYIRLPSTVYRSDFFPAVGVHFTVYTDDDKVLICTRAQANGKAIHTPHNNSLIGQYFRRRLGLRSGQFIRKEDLNRYGRTHLDFYKIDNETYYMDFSK encoded by the coding sequence ATGATTACCAATGATTTATTCAATCGTGTTCTAATAAAACCAGCAGAAAAAGGGTGTAATAAACTTCGCATCATATCGGGGTATGCTACTCCAGCTATGGCTTTTCATCACTTAAACACATTGAAAAACATAGGCGCCAAAGTAAATGTCGAATTAATAGTAGGTATGACCTCACAGGATGGACTGTCAAAAAGCAATCACCGTGGCTTCCAACAGCTTGTTAACGAAGATTTCAAGAATTCCTTTTATTGTAGCTATTTTGTGAAAACTCCTCCAGTTCACTCTAAAGTTTACGTATGGTTCAAAAACGACATGCCGTTATTTGCATTTACAGGCTCAGCGAATTATACGCAAACTGCTTTTAGCAACCAACAAGAATTAATGGTTGAATGCTCAGCTGAGAATCTTTCAGAATATTACAAAAGTTTAATAAGTGACACAATTTATTGCAATCACATAGACGCCGAAAATTTTGTAACTATTTATAATGATCAAACGTACAAGCGACTGCAAAGACAGAAAAAACTCCTTGAAGATAAAGAGATACCCCCTGATTTTGTTCTACAAGGTCTACCGCAAATACGAGTTTCCTTGCTTGATAACTCCGGAAGTCTTCCAAAAAGGTCAGGATTAAATTGGGGGCAAAGACCCGAGTATGATAGAGACCCTAATCAAGCCTACATCAGATTGCCTTCGACTGTTTACCGCTCTGACTTCTTCCCTGCCGTCGGGGTTCATTTTACTGTTTATACCGATGATGATAAAGTGTTAATTTGCACTAGAGCACAGGCTAATGGTAAAGCTATACATACCCCTCACAACAATAGCTTAATAGGGCAATATTTCAGGCGTAGACTTGGCTTGAGGTCTGGTCAATTTATCAGAAAAGAGGATTTAAATAGATATGGTCGAACACATCTCGACTTTTATAAGATAGACAATGAAACTTATTATATGGACTTTTCTAAGTAA
- a CDS encoding DNA cytosine methyltransferase produces the protein MNFRLGELFCGAGGLAYGAVSSKIVKDGEIFSITPTWANDYDEDACKTYLHNIKPGGSESVICRDVSKLDMNKLPKIDALAFGFPCNDFSDVGEKKGFNGVYGQLYTYGIKALRHFKPLWFLAENVAGLKNANEGEALKTILQEMVNTGYNITPNLYRFEQYNVPQSRHRIIIVGIRKDLGKTFRVPDILSPKPIKCKDALENPPIPDDAPNNERTKQAKHVVERLQYIKAGENAFTATNMPEHLRLKVNGAKISSIYKRLDPEKPAYTVTGSGGGGTHMYHWRENRALTNRERARLQTFPDSFLFFGSKESVRRQIGMAVPPKGAQVIFEAILKTFAEVEYNYIEPNIASSLYSSLQTTLIEPQQIRL, from the coding sequence ATGAACTTTAGGCTGGGAGAATTATTTTGCGGTGCCGGCGGCTTAGCTTACGGAGCAGTTTCATCCAAGATAGTCAAAGATGGTGAAATATTTTCAATCACTCCAACATGGGCTAATGACTATGATGAAGATGCTTGTAAAACATACCTCCACAATATCAAACCCGGCGGTTCAGAAAGTGTCATTTGCCGAGATGTCTCAAAACTTGACATGAATAAACTCCCAAAAATCGATGCTCTTGCATTTGGCTTTCCATGTAATGACTTTAGTGACGTAGGAGAGAAAAAAGGCTTTAATGGTGTTTATGGTCAGCTTTACACTTACGGTATAAAAGCACTTAGGCATTTCAAGCCTCTTTGGTTTCTGGCAGAAAATGTAGCGGGATTAAAGAATGCAAATGAAGGAGAGGCACTCAAAACAATATTGCAAGAAATGGTTAACACAGGGTATAATATTACCCCTAATCTCTATAGATTTGAGCAATATAATGTTCCTCAATCGAGGCACCGTATTATTATTGTCGGAATACGAAAGGATTTAGGCAAAACTTTTAGAGTGCCAGATATTTTAAGCCCAAAACCAATAAAATGCAAGGACGCTTTAGAGAACCCTCCTATACCAGATGATGCTCCTAACAATGAACGCACAAAACAAGCTAAACATGTAGTAGAAAGATTACAATACATTAAAGCGGGCGAAAACGCTTTTACAGCAACAAATATGCCTGAGCACTTGAGGCTTAAAGTTAATGGTGCAAAAATAAGTTCAATATACAAACGATTAGACCCTGAAAAACCAGCTTATACAGTTACAGGAAGCGGCGGTGGGGGCACCCACATGTATCATTGGAGAGAGAATAGAGCACTGACCAACAGAGAAAGAGCCAGGCTACAAACTTTTCCAGATTCATTTCTTTTCTTTGGTTCAAAAGAAAGCGTAAGGAGGCAAATCGGCATGGCAGTGCCACCGAAAGGCGCTCAAGTAATCTTTGAAGCAATTCTCAAGACATTTGCAGAAGTAGAATACAATTATATTGAACCCAATATTGCATCATCACTCTACAGTAGCCTTCAGACAACCCTAATTGAACCCCAACAGATACGCTTATAA
- a CDS encoding RsmB/NOP family class I SAM-dependent RNA methyltransferase — translation MLKDAWTIAIETLSWMDMRRLNERSALMRTVKQLGIRNPDAVRYAYGLVVETTRRKNLIDKFIDSVVAPKKVGEYNLGIQAFLRLYVYQARVVKNWGKFNLKEAENIASLGRSILGWKTLREVEPFLGFLLTRQLQPILQSVNDEEKVSLQTFHPQWFVEYCFKLFSRDEAVAFLEGSVNPPPTYIRVNTLAETEEKIVQRLGSEGVELEKVEPLRYTYKVKATKQPLNALPSYREGLFYVQDKASCFATLAANPKPNSVVLDVSAAPGAKTTFLAQLMQNQGTIYSLDFSVKRMKTWQSETKRMGTKNAEPVIADATVSIPVLGEADLVVLDPPCTSTGVFAKQPSAKWRLSPNSIANMAEIQWKMINNCAEKVAKGGYLTYSTCSITVEENEMIIEQFLKEHTDFLLVDIEPKIGLPGLHGRAQCQRLYPHLHQCNGFFIAKLQKQ, via the coding sequence TTGTTGAAGGATGCTTGGACAATCGCCATTGAAACGTTAAGCTGGATGGACATGCGCCGCTTAAATGAGCGCTCAGCACTAATGCGAACAGTCAAGCAACTGGGCATCCGCAACCCCGATGCCGTTCGGTACGCTTACGGCTTGGTGGTTGAGACAACACGACGCAAAAACCTCATCGACAAATTCATCGACAGCGTGGTGGCGCCTAAAAAAGTCGGCGAATACAACCTTGGAATCCAAGCGTTCCTGCGACTCTACGTTTATCAGGCGCGTGTTGTGAAGAACTGGGGCAAATTCAACCTCAAAGAAGCAGAAAACATCGCAAGCTTAGGCAGGTCAATTCTGGGCTGGAAAACCCTGCGCGAAGTCGAACCATTCTTGGGCTTTCTGCTGACCCGCCAACTCCAGCCGATTCTGCAATCGGTAAACGATGAGGAAAAAGTTAGCTTGCAGACTTTTCATCCGCAGTGGTTTGTAGAGTACTGTTTTAAGCTGTTTAGCAGAGACGAGGCAGTAGCGTTTTTGGAGGGCAGTGTTAATCCGCCTCCCACGTACATCCGCGTGAACACGCTGGCGGAGACTGAAGAGAAAATCGTGCAAAGGCTGGGTTCTGAAGGGGTGGAACTAGAAAAAGTTGAGCCGTTGCGGTACACTTACAAAGTCAAAGCAACTAAACAGCCGCTAAACGCTTTGCCCAGCTACAGAGAAGGCTTATTCTACGTTCAAGACAAAGCCAGCTGTTTTGCCACGCTAGCCGCCAACCCCAAACCAAACAGTGTGGTCTTGGACGTTTCTGCTGCACCGGGCGCAAAAACAACGTTTCTTGCTCAACTCATGCAAAACCAAGGCACCATCTACTCACTTGATTTTTCAGTTAAACGCATGAAGACTTGGCAGAGCGAAACCAAACGCATGGGAACAAAAAACGCGGAACCCGTGATTGCGGACGCTACCGTTTCTATCCCTGTTTTGGGTGAGGCTGACTTGGTGGTTTTAGACCCGCCATGCACCAGCACAGGAGTCTTCGCCAAGCAACCCTCAGCAAAGTGGCGTTTGAGCCCAAACTCCATAGCGAACATGGCAGAAATCCAGTGGAAAATGATTAACAACTGCGCCGAAAAAGTCGCCAAAGGTGGCTACCTAACCTACTCGACATGTAGCATAACGGTTGAGGAAAACGAAATGATAATCGAGCAGTTCCTCAAAGAGCACACCGATTTCCTTCTGGTGGATATTGAGCCGAAAATCGGGTTGCCGGGGCTACATGGGCGTGCTCAGTGTCAGAGGCTTTATCCGCATCTGCATCAATGCAACGGGTTCTTCATAGCAAAACTACAAAAACAATAG